CCTTTGACTTTACGAGAATGGAATTTAAAGCTTTTGGTCGAACGATCTATCAAGGTTTTATTCGCGGCGGCCAGGAAAGCGAACAGACTTTTTGGGATGGCCATGTCCGTACCCAAGCCTTTTTTGTTTATTTTCTCATCCATGAAAAGGTTCTGGCCGCTCGGGGCCGGGGCGGAGGGATTGCATTATGGGCAAAAACTAAGCCCTAGGACCTCTATTTCACTCCCTATTACCGAAAGAGTGGGCAAATTAGCATCGACAAAGTTAGATAGTTAGCATAGTCTAGTTAGAGTTATAAGCGCTCGTAGCTCAGCGGATAGAGCAGTTGCCTTCTAAGCAATTGGTCGCAGGTTCAAGTCCTGCCGAGCGCGTTTTTTATCCCAAAGTAATGGGTTCGCCCATTTCCCAACCCTTTGGATTCTCTAATCCTTGCAAATGCATTACAGTGTTCATGATCCGCTGAAGAATCAGCGATTTGATGAGTACAGGATGACAGATGGCAAAATACGACGTTTACGGTCTCGGCAACGCCCTCGTAGATATTGAATGCGAAGTTTCTGTAGAGGTATTGCAGAACCTTGGGGTCGATAAGGGCGTGATGACCCTATTAGAAGAAGCTGATCAACAGCGAATTATTGACCATCTCAGCAACTATTCTCTGAAGCGAGGATGTGGTGGATCGGCGGCCAACACCCTGATTGCCGTTAGCCAGTTTGGCGGTAAATCTTGCTACTCTTGCAAGGTTGCCAATGACGAACCCGGTCAGTTTTATCTAGATGATTTAATCCGTTGTGGCGTGGCTACCAACCTGCAGCAGCATCAGCCAGAGGCTGGCGTCACCGGCAAGTGCTTGGTGTTCGTTACCCCGGATGCGGATCGGACCATGAATACCTTTTTGGGGATCTCAGGACGCTTTTCTGAAGCTGAACTGTTGCCGGATGCGATCGCAAACTCCGCCTACACCTATATCGAAGGCTATCTGGTCACCTCACCCGACGCAAAAGCGGCCGCGATTAAGGCGAGAGATATGGCTAAAGCGGCAGGTCAAAAAGTGTCCCTGACCCTCTCTGACTTCAACATGGTCAGCTTTTTCAAAGACGGTCTTTTGGAGATGATTGGCTCCGGCTTAGATTTAATCTTTGCCAACGAAAGCGAAGCCCTCAAAATGGCCGAGACGGAAGATATGTCTGCAGCCATTGAACATATGAAGACCCTGGCAACTTGTTTTGCCATCACTCGGGGGCCTCAAGGCTCATTGATTTACGATGGCCAGCAGGTCTTAGAGATTGCACCGACACCGGTACAAGCTATCGATACCGTCGGAGCAGGAGATATGTATGCCGGAGCCGTTCTCTATGGCATTACCAATGGCATGAGCTACACCGAAGCTGGACAGCTCGGATCAGTCGCTGCAGCCAAACTCGTTGCGAGTCTTGGTCCCCGGATGCCAACGGATGTGACTCGTAGTCTCTTAACTGCAGTAAAAACGGATTCCAAAGGTTAGACAAGCAATAGAACCGACCCCATACACCAGCAAAGTCAAAAAGAAACCTATGGCCCTCCCTGGGGAGGGACCATAGATAACAATCACACCATAGGCATGGGCCATTCGGCCCACACTGTAGGTCATCCCCAATCCCCAAATAAGAGGGGATGGAGCCTGCATAAGTTCTAATACCAATTTGAGCCTAAAAGCGTAATCATAAAATTCGTAAAACCCTTTGTTGGCAAAGTTTCATAGCAAATCAAAATTACACTTTTTGATGCTTATTGGTATAAAGCAATCAGAAATAGCAACGCCAGCGGCGTATATTCAACGAAGTTGCCAAACGCTCGCACCTTTCGTTGTAAACGTCCCTGGTCAGGTTTGGGAGTCAAAAACCATCCCTTCAAGATTTTCTCAACCCAAGCTGCCCATAGATTTGGATCATCCAGGTAGTCACGCTGATAGACGATATCTTCTGGACTCATACCATGCCAAAGTCTAGCTTCAGCTCGCTCCCAAACAACCATTAGGGATAAGACCACTGCTAGCAAGCCGTTGAGACTCAAAAAAATGCTGGAAATTGGGAGAAACATAGGATTGAGATAGATTTGAATGGGTCCACCTTATCCAGATCTACACTGACTTTCGAGTCCCCAAATGGGTACAAATATGCGATTAACGCCCTTAATCCATGGCATTGTTTCTGCCAAAACAGAATCTGAGTTGCGATCGCAGTTTATGGATAAAGCCGGGCATTGTGCAAGAGCCCAAGCCTGGGGCTTAGATCTTCTCGATCAGCGCCAACAAATCATGACTTCAGACTTGGTCGGGCTCCCCGTATCTTTTTGCGATCGCTATCAAAGGATTGGTCGAGATCAAGATCTCACCAGCCAAAAAATGATTCGCCAACAAATCCCAGTGCAGATGTGCTCCCTTTCTACTCAAAAGCAGTCCCCCAATAGGATTCAAGATCTTTGCAGGATCTACCAGATAGAACATGGAGTCGTAGCTCCAATTTTGGGCGGAGGACGATTATTGGGTGGCATCTACTTCCTGCGTCACCCAGGCTATCCTTCCTTTCAAGCCCGCGATTTATTGTATATCAGCACTTTTTGCCAGCATTTAGCCGTCCAATTGACGACCCTTCGCTTTATTCATCACACTTCGACGAAACCTTTTGCACTCACCCACCGAGAATCAGAAATTGTCGATCTTGTGGCCCAAGGGTTCACCAATCGGGAGATTAGCCGTTGCTTATTCATCAGTACAGATGGGGTCAAGCAAGCGCTGAAGCGACTATACAAAAAAGTCGGTGTTTCCAATCGAGCTGCCCTAGTTGCCAAGCTGAAATAGAACCTCTCGATTTCAAGCCAACCGATTTACCCTAGTCAAAGGTGGCAAATATTATGCGAAAAAGGAATATATTTCAAGAAATAGTGAGCATTTTGGCTATCAGACCTTATATAATTGACAAATTTGGATTTCACAGTAAATTTTAGAATCAATTGGTCAATACTTCTAAATACTACGTTTAAATCATTGGTGACGGGGGGTCAACAGAATGAAGCGTTTGTTGGAGTGGGGAAGCATCCCCTTGCTGGCACTTACTATCGGTAGCTGGCAAGCACCAGCCCAAGCACTAGACTCAGTACAATTTTTACTCAATGAGGGATTTTGCCAAGCCTGTACCCTCAGTAACTCCGATCTATCTGGATTGGATCTGTCGGATGTCAAGCTGAATCACGCCATTCTTATCAATGCCAATCTATCCGGCACTAATCTATCAGGTGCTGATCTCTCAGGTGCCAACTTATCCGGCGCTAACCTAAGTGGTGCCGACCTCACAAATGCCAATCTAACGAATGCCAACTTAGATCAAGTTAATTTAACGGGTGCTCGCCTCAACAACACCAACTTAGCGGGAGCAAATGTACAAATTACCGCAAACGCTCAA
The Acaryochloris marina S15 genome window above contains:
- a CDS encoding adenosine kinase, giving the protein MAKYDVYGLGNALVDIECEVSVEVLQNLGVDKGVMTLLEEADQQRIIDHLSNYSLKRGCGGSAANTLIAVSQFGGKSCYSCKVANDEPGQFYLDDLIRCGVATNLQQHQPEAGVTGKCLVFVTPDADRTMNTFLGISGRFSEAELLPDAIANSAYTYIEGYLVTSPDAKAAAIKARDMAKAAGQKVSLTLSDFNMVSFFKDGLLEMIGSGLDLIFANESEALKMAETEDMSAAIEHMKTLATCFAITRGPQGSLIYDGQQVLEIAPTPVQAIDTVGAGDMYAGAVLYGITNGMSYTEAGQLGSVAAAKLVASLGPRMPTDVTRSLLTAVKTDSKG
- a CDS encoding MAPEG family protein, whose amino-acid sequence is MQAPSPLIWGLGMTYSVGRMAHAYGVIVIYGPSPGRAIGFFLTLLVYGVGSIACLTFGIRFYCS
- a CDS encoding MAPEG family protein gives rise to the protein MFLPISSIFLSLNGLLAVVLSLMVVWERAEARLWHGMSPEDIVYQRDYLDDPNLWAAWVEKILKGWFLTPKPDQGRLQRKVRAFGNFVEYTPLALLFLIALYQ
- a CDS encoding helix-turn-helix transcriptional regulator — its product is MGTNMRLTPLIHGIVSAKTESELRSQFMDKAGHCARAQAWGLDLLDQRQQIMTSDLVGLPVSFCDRYQRIGRDQDLTSQKMIRQQIPVQMCSLSTQKQSPNRIQDLCRIYQIEHGVVAPILGGGRLLGGIYFLRHPGYPSFQARDLLYISTFCQHLAVQLTTLRFIHHTSTKPFALTHRESEIVDLVAQGFTNREISRCLFISTDGVKQALKRLYKKVGVSNRAALVAKLK